Below is a window of Halobaculum lipolyticum DNA.
AGAACCCGGCGGCGACGGGGGCGGCGATGGTGGTCACCGAGAAGTCCGGGAACAGCGGCACCCACGTCACCGGTCCCCGCGAGAGCACGCTCAACAGCCACACCGTCCCGAGCACGAGACCCCCGAGGATCTGCATCCCGGCGACCGCCTGGATCATCAGGTTGCCGAACTCCCCGGTGCCGCCCTGCACCTCCTCGGGCGTCGGCAGTTCGTACTCCTCGGGCGGCTCGCGCACCTCGTAGGAGTCCATCGAACACAGCGCGACCGTCGGCTTCACGTCGCGCAACACGGTGCCCTCCCCCTCGACGCTGCCGTCGGCGTACACGACGGCCCACCCCTCGTCGGAGTAGGCGACCACGGAGGGCGGGTCGTTCCGCCGGTCCAACACGGCGAACACCTCGCGGGCGGCGATCCGGTTGCGGAGGTCCTTCTCGACGCGGTCGAGCAGGTCGCGGCCGGTGATCCACGTGTCCGGGTCGAAGGCCACCTCCCACTCGGCCATCGTCATCTCGGCCATGTCGGCCGGGCGGAAGTTGTCGAAGTCGTACTTCTCCTCGACCTCGGCGCGCAGCGCCTCCACGGAGACGTCGTCGGCCGCGTCGCCGGCGCCGTCCGGCCCGTCACGGTCGGGTGCCGGCGTATCGGCGGCGTCCGCCCCCGCCGGCTCGTCCGAGGTGTCGGTCATTCGCCCCGAAGTCGGGGCCGTAGCCGCATAAGCGCCGCGACCCGAGCGCCGGGGGACCGCCGCCCCACGGACGCGCCCGACGGAACCGAGCGACCGCACCGGCCGACGTCGGAGGGCTTAGGGGTCGGCCACCCCGAGTGTCGACCGAATGGTGTCGGAGGGGACGACGGCGACGGTCGCGGGGGCGATGGTGACGGCGAGCCTGCCGTTCTACCTCTACGGCGCGTGGATCATGGTCGGACGCGATCAGGACCACGTGACGTGGGACCGGCTGGTTCGCCACCTGCGGGTGATCCTCCCGGGGCTGGTCCTCAACACGGTCCCCGTCGTGCTCTGGATGGGACCGCGACTCCTCGACCAGTTCGGCGGCGTCGCGGCGCTGCACGCGTTCCTCGGCCTGCAGGCGTACGCGCTGCTCGCGTTCGGACTGACGGGCATCGTCCGCATCTTCCAGGTGAAACGCGAGAACGACCTGTACGACCTGGAGGACCCCGACACGAACCTGAACGACCTCCACGAGAACATGGCCGCGTGGCGCGGCCGCCTCCGGATCGGCGTGTTCGGCTACGTGCTGTTCTGGTTCCTCGCGTACGGCGTCGGCCTGTACCGCTACTACGGACTCTACGTCGCCTGAGCACGGTCGAAGCGACCCGCCCGCGTCGTCCGTCGGCGCCCCCCGGTCAGGACTGGTACGGCTCCTCGTCGCGGTGGGCGTCGGGGTTCTCCTGCTCGGCGGCGGCCTCCTCGCGCGCCTCGTCGCCGCCGTCCTCGCGGCCGGGGTCGCGGTCGGGCATGGCGTCCTCCGGCGGGGCTTCGTCGGCCTCCTCGCGCGGCGAGGTGGCGTCCTCCTCGGTGTCCAGGTCGGTGTCCTCCTCGACGTCGACGCCGTGTTCGTCGTCGCCCATACCCGCGCTTGGCCGGTGAGTCAGGTAAGTGGCCGGCGCGTTCTCCCGCGGCGGGAACTCGCGGGGCGGCGACGGGACCGACCGACCGGTTCGCGCCGCGGTCACCACGCCTCGCCGCTGGCGAGGTCGACCTCGGCGTCCCCCCGCTCGGAGGGACACAGGTCCGCCAGCACGCAGTCGTCGCAGTCGGGGCTGCGAGCCGTACACGTCGCGCGGCCGTGGCTGATGAACAGGTGGGTGAACATCCGCCAGTCGCCCTCGGGGACGACGCCCATCAGGTCCGTCTCGATGGCGGTCGGACGCTCCTCCTCGGTGATCCCGAGCCGCCGCGAGATCCGCTGGACGTGCGTGTCGACGACGATGCCCTCGGTCACGTCGTGGGCGTGTTGGAGGACGACGTTCGCCGTCTTACGGCCGACGCCCGGGAGGTCGGTCAGTTCCGACATCGTGTCGGGGACTTCCCCGTCGTGCTCCGCGACGAGGATCTCGCCGATCCCCTTCAGGTAGCCGCCCTTGTTGTTGTGGAAGGTGATGCCGTAGATGTCCTCCGCGAGCTGTTCCTCGGTGGCGTTCGCGTAGTCCTCGGCCGTGGTGTACTTCTCGAACAGGTCCTCGCACACCTCGTTGACGCGCTCGTCGGTACACTGTGCCGAGAGGACGACCGCGATCAGCAGTTCGAGCCTGGTGGAGAAGTTCAGCGAGATGTCCGTGTCGGG
It encodes the following:
- a CDS encoding DUF7319 domain-containing protein, translated to MTDTSDEPAGADAADTPAPDRDGPDGAGDAADDVSVEALRAEVEEKYDFDNFRPADMAEMTMAEWEVAFDPDTWITGRDLLDRVEKDLRNRIAAREVFAVLDRRNDPPSVVAYSDEGWAVVYADGSVEGEGTVLRDVKPTVALCSMDSYEVREPPEEYELPTPEEVQGGTGEFGNLMIQAVAGMQILGGLVLGTVWLLSVLSRGPVTWVPLFPDFSVTTIAAPVAAGFFLLIGVFLFAVVANARLSDRFRAEEYRDRLRAAGISERGDGAEFVPFEEVAEEALAAARGEAPDALDTSVPPSGGSGDGSAARDGPERVRGSGDETDG
- a CDS encoding DUF7321 family protein, whose product is MVSEGTTATVAGAMVTASLPFYLYGAWIMVGRDQDHVTWDRLVRHLRVILPGLVLNTVPVVLWMGPRLLDQFGGVAALHAFLGLQAYALLAFGLTGIVRIFQVKRENDLYDLEDPDTNLNDLHENMAAWRGRLRIGVFGYVLFWFLAYGVGLYRYYGLYVA
- the nth gene encoding endonuclease III, coding for MGTPLDSREAQVVEVLDRLYEEYPDTDISLNFSTRLELLIAVVLSAQCTDERVNEVCEDLFEKYTTAEDYANATEEQLAEDIYGITFHNNKGGYLKGIGEILVAEHDGEVPDTMSELTDLPGVGRKTANVVLQHAHDVTEGIVVDTHVQRISRRLGITEEERPTAIETDLMGVVPEGDWRMFTHLFISHGRATCTARSPDCDDCVLADLCPSERGDAEVDLASGEAW